The sequence GCCACGCCTTTAAATCCTTCAAGGAGAAGATCCTGCAGATCCCAGCCCACACAGTATACGGACAGAAGGCTTAAGTCATGGATGTGTATATCACCGCTGTAATGGGCATCCCGGATGGATGGGGGATAGATTTTATTGAGCCAGTATTCGGCTGTGATATCCGAAGAAATGTAGTTGTTCAGTCCCTGGAGGGAGTAACTCATATTCGAGTTTTCCCTGACCTTCCAGTCCATGCGGCTGATGTAGGATTCCATGAGGCCGACATTTTCATTGATGGCAATTTTCCGGATTTGGTTGTGCTGCTCACGGTAGATAATGTATGCTTTAGCGGTTTTGTAAAACGGGGAATCTAAGAGTACCCGTTCCACAATATCCTGGATCTCCTCTACCTCGGGAATGGGTCCAAGTTGAAGGTCACGGGCAAGGGTCAGTACCCGCATTGTCATTTTTTTTGCGTCTCTGCCGTTGAATTCTTTGGTTGCTGCTCCAGCTTTGATCAAAGCATTTGTTATTTTAGAAGAATCAAACGCAGCTACCCGTCCGTCTCTTTTTTTGATTTGCTCAAACATTATGGCTACCTCTTGAAATCTGATTGATATTCACATACTCTGATGAGAATGCAGACGGGGAACCCCGGACTGCAATTTAAATCTAACGCAATATGTAGTTGTGTGTCAACAGAAAAAAACTATATATTGTGTATTTAACTCAAGGGCACACAAGAGTCTTATGCAGCTTGATCAGAATCCATTTTTTAGAAAAAGCATAACACCATGGTATGATTCCAATTTCGCCTGCTGGGTCCTGATTTTGTCTATGATGCTGGTCTTCTGTTTTGCCGTGGGCGGCGTAATCGTGGCGGGAGAGAAACCTAAGCTTGCCCATCATATTTGGTTTCCGTTGTTGCTGGCCGGACTTTCCGGGTTTCTGGTCGTTAAGGTGTATGTGCGGTTAAACAACAGGATCAACAACGAATAAGTTCTTATGAGATGTCTCCGACGACCTCTATTAGGTGATGGACAATCTGCGCCGTAACGCCCCAGATCACAACATCTTGGTATGGATAGGTCAGTTCCGCAACCCCGGGTCTGTGACCGGCATAGCCGTTTTCCCGATGGGTCTGCAGGAGCGTCTCAAAGGGAATTTCAAGCACCCTTGAAATTTCTTCGGTCTCAAAAACGATGTCGTCTTTTTGGTTCCAAACACCTGTGAACGCCTGGATGTCCCTGTTTTTCAAGGTCTGAAAATGTCCCAGTGATCCGATATACTGCACATTATCAGGAATAATGTTTGTTTCTTCATAGAGTTCACGAAAGGCCGCCTGTTTTGCCGAATTGTCTGTTTGTTCCACATGCCCGCCAGGAAACGCCATCTGGTTGCGCCAGGCATATCCTTCCCGGTCCGCTTTCTGGATAAACAGCAAGGCAGGTTCCGGGCTAAAAAGAAAAAGCGCCATAACGGCCGTGGGCTTAAACTGCCCAGGGGCCGGGGCCGACGGATGGGCGGCCGAGACAATAGCAGAATTCATTATTTCGATATATGGGGGGATGTTCATGAATTATCCTTTTATACGGTACATGCCAATCAGCCTACAATCTTAATCGGGCGCATTCCCATTTTCACGGTTATGCAGCTAACAATGAGATATGTGAATTGGCCATTTGTTTCAGACAGTTCCATCGTCCCGATTTATAGTATGAGCGCAGCATGAGCATTTTCTCCGCATTTTCTTTATACCAAAAAATGCAGGGACCCTTGAGTCTCAAATTGACAACTCTTCGAATCGAACTTTCAATCGCACCACTGCCAATCGGCAAATTCAATGCCTTTACCGTTGGGAAAGCAAGACGGTGCCTATTACGTACAAAATAATCCCGTTCTGTCTTTATGGCTTTGCTGTTCCGGCCTCGACAAAGAGCCTGTACTTCTTGTACGACCGTTGCCGATTCACCTTTTAGCAAAAACCGTCGCTGTTTTGAGACCCAGGCTTTACGTTTTTTGGCTGACCAGTTTTTTCGTAATCCTGCAACCTTTCCCAGATGCTCTACTGCATGATAAAAATCAAGGAGTTCATGCACACTCTCCGGATTCAACCCCAGTGCCTTGATCAGACCAGGGACTCGATTCCATATCCAATGAGCCCCGTCCGCAACAAACAACACCTTGTCTGCTTTTTGGATGCAAAGAGACTTCAAATAGCCCTTCAGCAGCAGAAACAAGCCATCAGGCCCATTAAAACCGCCATCAATAAATGGGGCAAAGCTTTTTTCCTGTTTCCCATGGGCATCGACGACATAAATAATCAACAGCTTGGGTTCTCTCCAGGCCCCATGATATCTGGTTCTTCCTTTGGCTGTCCGGGGACCTCGCTTTTTTTCCCGCAATCGAGTCCGGCCACCATCGGTGCTTATGACAACCCGACGACCTTGAAGGTTGTCCTCTTCATTTAAGGGGAGCAGACCCATTTGCTGTACCACCCGTGCTCGTTCTGCGTAGCGGTAGGCCAGTTTCCGGATCACCTTAACATCCAGGATAGTGCCATGATCACAAAGGACCTGACGTACTTCCTCAAATGAGCTCAGTAACGCGGACCAGGCGCTGACCATCGCCGCCAAGATTGGTGTACATCGATCATGAATCCCGAGCAAAGCCAAAGCAGCATACAAGCCCTTATATCTTTTGCCATTTCGACGGTCACAGGCTCTTCGATAGTATCGAACATGGATTGGGATCGTGCAACCTGAGCTGGTTTGAATTTGAACTGTCTCAAACCCTTCACTTTTCATTCGGCCAGGCCAGCTACGCACCAACTCTCTTTCTTGTTCGTTATGCTCCGGAGAGTTTATACTGGTTTGGACTTTTTTTTTTAGCATCAACGCGGCTAAACGATTGGTATAGCTTAAAATTTCTTGTTCAACCTGAATGAGTTCTTCCGGACTGCGAATTAGCCGTTTCTCTTTGTCCAGCTGTTTCAATAATTCATATATTTCTTCTACCGTTTCGCAGGATTCAGCCTTTTTGAGTTTCATACTATTTTCTTCCTCATCAGTTGATAATCGAGGGGAAGCATAACTTCTTTTTGCTAAAGAGGATAGTCCGTTTTAAAAACCGGGAAAATGGGAATGCGCCCATCTTAATCTTTTCTTGTCAAACCGGGTGTTTTTGAATTTTAACGCGTTGTCTTGACAATCAGTTTTTTGCAACAATTATTATTAAAAAAATTAAATTTTAATCATTCAACTGTTAATCCCTTAGGAGTTATAATGGCAGAAAAAGAAACCAGACAATTTAAAACCGAAGTTCAACAGCTTTTGCATCTGATCATCCACTCTCTTTATTCCAACCAGGAGATTTTTGTTCGGGAATTGATTTCAAACGCCTCGGACGCAATTGACAAGGCCCGATTCAAGGAGCAGACAGAACCGGATCTGTTTGCCGATGACAATGATTTCCATATCCGCCTGGCTGCGGACAAGGACGCCAAGACCTTCACCATCACGGATAACGGTATCGGCATGACCTTTGATGAGGTCAATGAAAATATCGGCACCATTGCCCAGTCCGGTACCGCCGCTTTCATGGAAGCCCTAGAAAAACAAAAAAATGAAACCGGCCTGTCCCCGGAACTCATCGGCCAGTTTGGCGTGGGCTTTTATTCCGCGTTTATTGTCGCGGATAAGGTGCGTCTGGACACCAAAGCCCCGGGCCAGGAAAAGGGTGTGCGTTGGGAATCCGATGGTAAGGGTGAATATACCCTTGAGGAAATTGATAAGGAAACACGGGGGACCCAGATTACGCTGTTCCTTAAAGATCCGGAAGAGGGAGACCAGGATTTCACCGAAGAGTACGTCATCCGTAACATCGTTAAAAAGCATTCCGATTTCGTCACCTATCCCATTATCATGAACGTAGAAACCAGTGAGCCCATTCCTGAAAATGAGATTATCAAAGACAAGGACGGCAAGCCCATCGGAGATACCTACCGGAAAGTCAGAAAAGATGAAACCCTGAACTCCATGAAGGCGATCTGGGCCAAGTCCAAGGACGATGTGACCGAAGATGAGCACAAGGAGTTTTATAAGCACATCTCCCATAACTGGGATGACCCCTTTGAGATTATTCACAAAAAATTTGAAGGGGTAACCGAATATGATGTGCTTATGTATCTTCCCTCCAAGGCTCCCCTTGACATGTTCCGGCCAGAACGCAAACACGGCATGCAGCTTTACTGCAAACGGGTGTTTATCATGGATGACTGCAAGGAACTATTGCCCGAGTACCTGGGATTTGTCCAGGGTGTTGTGGATGCACCGGATTTGAATCTTAATGTCAGCCGCGAGATCCTTCAGGAAGACCGTCTGGTCAGAAATATCCGCAAGAATCTGGTCAAACAGATTTTCAGCGTGCTCGAAGGTATGGAAGATGAGAGATACATTGAATTTTACGAGGAGTTCGGTCAGGCGCTTAAGGCCGGTATCCCCACGGATTACGACAACAAGGAACGGCTCGCATCGTTGCTGCGTTACAAAACCACCAAGTCCGGTGATAAATATGTGACCCTTGACCAGTACATCGAAAACATGAAAGAGGACCAGAAAGATATTTACTACATCACCGGTGAAAATCTGGCTTCTCTTGTCAATTCTCCCCTGCTTGAGGCCCTGAAAGAAAAGGATTACGAAGTTCTTCTCATGGTGGACCCCATTGATGAATGGGTGACCCAGTCTCTTCCCGAGTACAAAGAAAAGAAACTGAAAAGCGCTGAAAAGGGTGATCTTGACCTGGAAAAGGTGGATGACGAAAAGAAAAACGAATACTCCGCGTTGCTCTCTTTTCTGAAAGGCAAGTTGGAAAGCAAGGTTAAGGATGTCGTGGTTTCCAACCGTCTCAAGGACTCTGTTTCCTGTCTGGCAGGCGATGAGTGGGCCATGAGCGCGTATATGCAAAAAATCCTGAAAGCCTCCGGCCAGAAAGCCCCGGATCAGAAACGCGCCCTGGAAGTCAACGTTAACCATCCGGTCATGGAAAAGATCAAGTCCGTGTTTGAATCCGATACCACTAGTCCCGTGCTTACGGACTACTGCGATCTTCTTTATGATATTGCCGTCATTTCCGAAGGCGGCAAGCTTGATAATCCGGCACGGTTTTCTACGCTAGTGGGCGATCTCATGGCAAAATCCATATGAAAATCTACCTTGAAAGCCTGGGATGTTCCAGAAACCAGGTGGACAGCGAGATCATGCTTGGCCGGCTGACTGCAGCCGGCCATCAGATCATAACTGACCCGGTTCAGGCTGAAGCAATTATCGTAAATACCTGCGGGTTTATATCAACCGCCTCCCAGGAGGCGGTTGATGTCATTTTGGAGATGGCGGAATTTAAAACCACCGGTGCGTGCCGGCGTCTGATTGTCACCGGTTGTCTTGTTCAGAGGTATAAGGATGACCCAAAGCTTGCGGACAGTTTGCCGGAAGTAGACGCTTTTTTAGGCACGGCAGCCTGCGATCATATTGTCGAGGCAGTGGAAAATGGAGGGGCGGCCCCATTTACCCTGTTTCCTGCGCCTGATGGCCGGCAGGTGGACGTCCCTGTGTCGGACAGGGAACTTCTCTATGAAAAAACCGCCTACATCAAGGTGTCCGAAGGATGCAGCCGCCACTGCACCTATTGTATTATTCCTAACCTGCGGGGACGCCAGCGTTCCCGGCCTGTGGAGTTGATTTGCCAGGAGGCGTACATGCTTCTTGATAAGGGCGTTAAAGAGGTCATCCTCACAGCGGAAAATACCACGGATTACGGCCTGGATCTGGACGGTCCGAATTTTCATACGGTTCTTGAAAAAACGGCCGAAACAATTGCCCAAAAAGATCCTTCCGCCTGGCTGCGATTCTTGTATACCCATCCGTCTACTTTGGATGAGCGGATCATTAAAACGGTTCAGAGTCATGCCAATATCTGTTCGTACTATGATGTGCCCATCCAGCATGCTCATGATGCAGTACTGAAACGCATGGGCCGGCCTTACTCCCGGCAGAATCTTACCCGGCTTTTTTCCGATATCCGACACCTGGATCCTGACGCAGTGTTGAGGACCACTGTAATTGTGGGTTTTCCCGGGGAAACAGAAGAGCAGTTCAATGATCTGTTGGCCTTTATACAGGAGATCGAATTTGATCACCTGGGCGTATTCTCCTATTCGGATTCCCAGGATTTGCCTTCCCACACGTTAAGTGATCATATTTCCGAAGATGTGGCGGAATTACGGCATGACACCATTATGGCCGCCCAGGCAAAGATTTCCCAAAAACGCAACGTTCGTCATGTGGGCCGTGTCTA is a genomic window of uncultured Desulfobacter sp. containing:
- a CDS encoding CoA pyrophosphatase; this translates as MNIPPYIEIMNSAIVSAAHPSAPAPGQFKPTAVMALFLFSPEPALLFIQKADREGYAWRNQMAFPGGHVEQTDNSAKQAAFRELYEETNIIPDNVQYIGSLGHFQTLKNRDIQAFTGVWNQKDDIVFETEEISRVLEIPFETLLQTHRENGYAGHRPGVAELTYPYQDVVIWGVTAQIVHHLIEVVGDIS
- the htpG gene encoding molecular chaperone HtpG, with product MAEKETRQFKTEVQQLLHLIIHSLYSNQEIFVRELISNASDAIDKARFKEQTEPDLFADDNDFHIRLAADKDAKTFTITDNGIGMTFDEVNENIGTIAQSGTAAFMEALEKQKNETGLSPELIGQFGVGFYSAFIVADKVRLDTKAPGQEKGVRWESDGKGEYTLEEIDKETRGTQITLFLKDPEEGDQDFTEEYVIRNIVKKHSDFVTYPIIMNVETSEPIPENEIIKDKDGKPIGDTYRKVRKDETLNSMKAIWAKSKDDVTEDEHKEFYKHISHNWDDPFEIIHKKFEGVTEYDVLMYLPSKAPLDMFRPERKHGMQLYCKRVFIMDDCKELLPEYLGFVQGVVDAPDLNLNVSREILQEDRLVRNIRKNLVKQIFSVLEGMEDERYIEFYEEFGQALKAGIPTDYDNKERLASLLRYKTTKSGDKYVTLDQYIENMKEDQKDIYYITGENLASLVNSPLLEALKEKDYEVLLMVDPIDEWVTQSLPEYKEKKLKSAEKGDLDLEKVDDEKKNEYSALLSFLKGKLESKVKDVVVSNRLKDSVSCLAGDEWAMSAYMQKILKASGQKAPDQKRALEVNVNHPVMEKIKSVFESDTTSPVLTDYCDLLYDIAVISEGGKLDNPARFSTLVGDLMAKSI
- the rimO gene encoding 30S ribosomal protein S12 methylthiotransferase RimO, which translates into the protein MKIYLESLGCSRNQVDSEIMLGRLTAAGHQIITDPVQAEAIIVNTCGFISTASQEAVDVILEMAEFKTTGACRRLIVTGCLVQRYKDDPKLADSLPEVDAFLGTAACDHIVEAVENGGAAPFTLFPAPDGRQVDVPVSDRELLYEKTAYIKVSEGCSRHCTYCIIPNLRGRQRSRPVELICQEAYMLLDKGVKEVILTAENTTDYGLDLDGPNFHTVLEKTAETIAQKDPSAWLRFLYTHPSTLDERIIKTVQSHANICSYYDVPIQHAHDAVLKRMGRPYSRQNLTRLFSDIRHLDPDAVLRTTVIVGFPGETEEQFNDLLAFIQEIEFDHLGVFSYSDSQDLPSHTLSDHISEDVAELRHDTIMAAQAKISQKRNVRHVGRVYPVLVEENPEEGVYIGRTPFQAPEVDGVTFIYSDGLDTGSLVQVKIIDAFEYDIAGEMV